A portion of the Actomonas aquatica genome contains these proteins:
- a CDS encoding ABC transporter permease yields the protein MAFEWLNRLADWKRRKALRARLDEELNFHLDRLTEDFERRGFAPEEARRRARRELGNTTLVQEAHRERAGLPWIEEWARDAVLAVRNLRRRPGYAASMVGMLGVGLAATLTVFVLTDAMLRQSLPVPRPAELHLVTTPDGQPAWFSRATIERLQSEWSEGTVVAYAGDTTVTVQRGDAPARSARGQLVMGSALSGLELQAAAGRLLTPMDDRIGAGAPVAVANHAWAVNEFGSAAGAVGQEISVNRQTVQIVGVLPAAFRGFDGVSRTDLFMPTALQPLLGIDGNANEFSSDDRPNDPDRNRENRVRWLEVLLRVPAGVPAERVTPAVEAAAAPDIQDLISQMSSPAERETLERSTWRAVAAPAGFSYYRSAFTNTGRMLTALVVSLLVLTCANLSGLMLVRTLARHREMGVRLSLGAGRWRTCRLTVVEALVCGLGGALLALLLVQWTLPGAARLLAPGTDLALSLWGSAPIGVLVGVATACGVACALVPAWWLSRLQPLVALQGAMGTGRLPQRLGRVLVAVQLAVAVLLVAVAFSLGREIADVLAQDPGYDREVTLTARFDPRTAGYEYEDLEPLYARLKQAAEAVPGVERIGFSATGILSHSRSASTIYPRGEGLEALAGNYQNEVIDVDFASAVGLRLERGRWFAETDSAEAPPVALVSQSFARKMWGTTEVLGKRMGFGYEPEDSDLEVVGVVSDARINRVKEDGVEIFYVARSQFPAGMGYVAVRTQRDPAAVRARLKDAFGSVEPGLVFGSWQTLGERMESDLRSDIASSRLAGIVAGLALILAMCGVGGSLAHLVTLRQKELALRMALGATPQTLLRDVLFDGLRLGVLGALGGAALIGALAWGLSLITWWNATPSFSVAVGAAVCGLLAALLGGWLPARRASRVDPQRMLKAD from the coding sequence ATGGCATTCGAATGGCTCAACCGATTGGCGGATTGGAAACGGCGCAAAGCGCTGCGCGCGCGCCTCGACGAGGAACTGAACTTTCACCTCGACCGGCTGACGGAGGACTTCGAGCGCCGCGGTTTTGCGCCCGAAGAAGCGCGGCGGCGGGCCCGGCGGGAGTTGGGCAATACGACGCTCGTGCAAGAGGCCCATCGCGAACGCGCGGGGTTGCCGTGGATCGAAGAATGGGCGCGTGACGCGGTGTTGGCGGTGCGCAACCTGCGCCGTCGGCCCGGCTACGCGGCGTCGATGGTTGGCATGCTCGGCGTGGGCCTCGCCGCGACGCTCACGGTGTTTGTGCTCACGGATGCGATGCTGCGGCAGAGCCTGCCGGTGCCGCGTCCGGCGGAGTTGCATTTGGTGACGACGCCCGACGGCCAGCCGGCCTGGTTTTCGCGGGCCACGATCGAACGCCTGCAATCGGAATGGAGCGAGGGGACGGTGGTCGCCTACGCTGGCGATACCACGGTCACGGTGCAGCGTGGTGATGCGCCGGCGCGCAGTGCGCGGGGCCAGCTGGTGATGGGGTCGGCGCTCTCCGGTTTGGAGCTGCAGGCGGCGGCGGGTCGCCTGCTCACGCCGATGGACGATCGCATCGGCGCGGGGGCGCCGGTGGCGGTGGCCAACCACGCCTGGGCGGTGAACGAGTTTGGTAGCGCGGCGGGCGCGGTGGGGCAGGAGATTTCCGTCAATCGCCAGACCGTGCAAATCGTCGGGGTGTTGCCGGCGGCGTTCCGCGGTTTTGACGGCGTGAGCCGCACCGACCTGTTTATGCCGACGGCCTTGCAGCCGCTGCTGGGCATCGATGGCAACGCCAACGAATTTTCGTCCGACGATCGCCCCAACGATCCCGACCGCAATCGCGAGAACCGGGTGCGCTGGTTGGAAGTGTTGCTGCGAGTGCCGGCTGGCGTGCCGGCGGAGCGCGTGACCCCGGCGGTGGAGGCGGCCGCCGCGCCGGATATTCAGGATCTGATCTCCCAGATGAGCAGTCCGGCCGAACGCGAAACGCTCGAGCGCAGCACCTGGCGGGCGGTGGCCGCACCGGCTGGCTTTTCCTACTATCGTAGTGCCTTCACGAATACGGGGCGCATGCTCACGGCGCTGGTGGTGAGCCTGTTGGTGCTTACCTGTGCCAATCTCTCCGGCCTCATGTTGGTGCGCACGCTGGCACGGCACCGCGAGATGGGCGTGCGGCTCTCGCTGGGCGCCGGACGTTGGCGGACCTGCCGGCTGACGGTGGTGGAGGCCCTGGTCTGCGGTCTCGGGGGCGCGCTCCTGGCGCTGCTGCTGGTGCAATGGACCCTGCCGGGCGCGGCGCGCCTGCTGGCTCCGGGCACGGATCTGGCGCTCAGCCTGTGGGGCTCGGCTCCGATCGGGGTGCTGGTGGGCGTGGCCACGGCGTGCGGGGTGGCTTGTGCGCTGGTGCCGGCGTGGTGGTTGTCGCGGTTGCAGCCGCTGGTCGCGCTGCAGGGCGCGATGGGCACGGGGCGTCTGCCGCAGCGTTTGGGCCGGGTCTTGGTGGCGGTGCAACTGGCGGTGGCGGTCTTGCTGGTGGCGGTCGCCTTCAGCCTCGGACGCGAGATCGCCGACGTGCTGGCGCAGGATCCGGGCTACGACCGCGAGGTCACGCTCACCGCGCGATTTGATCCGCGCACGGCAGGTTATGAGTATGAGGATCTGGAGCCGTTGTATGCGCGGCTGAAACAGGCGGCGGAAGCCGTGCCCGGGGTGGAACGTATTGGGTTTTCGGCTACGGGCATCCTGTCGCACAGCCGCTCGGCCAGCACGATTTATCCGCGCGGCGAAGGCCTCGAAGCGTTGGCGGGAAATTATCAGAACGAAGTGATCGACGTGGACTTTGCTTCGGCGGTCGGGCTGCGCTTGGAGCGCGGGCGGTGGTTTGCCGAGACGGACTCGGCGGAGGCGCCGCCAGTCGCGTTGGTAAGCCAGTCCTTTGCCCGCAAGATGTGGGGCACGACGGAGGTGCTCGGGAAGCGCATGGGTTTTGGTTACGAGCCTGAAGACAGTGACCTCGAAGTGGTGGGCGTGGTTTCGGATGCTCGCATCAATCGGGTGAAGGAGGACGGGGTGGAGATCTTTTACGTGGCGCGAAGCCAGTTTCCGGCGGGCATGGGTTATGTGGCGGTGCGCACGCAACGTGATCCGGCGGCAGTGCGGGCGCGGCTGAAGGATGCCTTTGGCAGTGTGGAACCAGGTTTGGTTTTCGGCTCATGGCAGACACTGGGCGAGCGCATGGAAAGTGATCTGCGCAGTGACATCGCCTCGTCGCGACTGGCGGGCATCGTGGCCGGGTTGGCGCTGATACTGGCCATGTGCGGGGTGGGCGGTTCGTTGGCGCATCTGGTGACGCTGCGGCAAAAGGAGTTGGCCCTGCGCATGGCGTTGGGCGCGACGCCGCAGACCCTGTTGCGCGACGTGTTGTTTGACGGCCTGCGACTTGGCGTGCTCGGCGCGCTGGGCGGCGCGGCGCTGATCGGTGCGTTGGCGTGGGGGCTGTCGCTGATCACGTGGTGGAATGCGACGCCGAGCTTCAGCGTCGCCGTCGGCGCGGCGGTATGTGGCCTGCTGGCGGCGTTGCTGGGCGGCTGGCTCCCGGCGCGGCGCGCCTCGCGGGTCGACCCACAGCGCATGCTGAAAGCGGACTGA
- a CDS encoding RsmE family RNA methyltransferase — MPDFRVFCPSPPPAAAELTLSAAESHHLVSVNRARRGDPVIAFDGQGREWETTVQQADRRAATLAIQTFREAAHLPCRITLAQAVPKGGVMESIVRHATEIGVHRIVPVLTSRTQVQWDDKRQSRKQEKWTATALEAAKQCGNPWLPEIDEPRPLAEAAASLIAQHDASLVASLHPGAAGLHETVSAWTGASTAPPPPSLMWWVGPEGDFTSTEMDQLVNLGARPVSLGRLVLRCDTAATYALAVISAALNP, encoded by the coding sequence ATGCCCGACTTTCGCGTTTTTTGCCCCTCCCCTCCGCCCGCCGCTGCGGAGCTCACTTTGAGCGCGGCCGAATCGCATCACTTGGTCTCCGTCAATCGCGCGCGCCGCGGCGATCCGGTGATCGCTTTCGACGGTCAGGGCCGCGAGTGGGAGACCACGGTGCAACAGGCCGATCGCCGCGCAGCCACCCTTGCCATCCAAACCTTTCGCGAAGCCGCGCACCTGCCCTGCCGCATCACGCTGGCTCAAGCGGTGCCCAAGGGCGGAGTAATGGAATCCATCGTGCGTCACGCCACCGAGATCGGCGTGCATCGCATTGTGCCCGTGCTCACCTCGCGCACCCAGGTGCAGTGGGACGACAAACGCCAATCGCGCAAACAGGAGAAGTGGACCGCCACCGCACTCGAAGCTGCCAAGCAGTGCGGTAATCCGTGGCTCCCCGAGATCGATGAACCCCGTCCCCTTGCCGAGGCGGCAGCCTCACTCATCGCCCAGCACGACGCCAGCCTCGTCGCCAGCCTTCACCCCGGTGCCGCCGGTCTGCACGAAACGGTGAGCGCATGGACCGGTGCGAGCACCGCCCCACCGCCCCCCTCTCTCATGTGGTGGGTGGGACCGGAGGGTGACTTCACCTCCACCGAGATGGACCAACTGGTAAACCTCGGCGCCCGTCCCGTTTCGCTCGGGCGACTCGTGCTCCGCTGCGATACCGCCGCCACCTACGCCCTCGCCGTCATCAGCGCCGCCCTGAACCCTTAG
- a CDS encoding GIY-YIG nuclease family protein, with amino-acid sequence MHYVYLTQSVVHPEQRYIGLPDNLKTRLNAHNRGQSPHTTRHKPWRLETYLAFSDLAAAREFELYLKSGSGRAFASKRLWSSA; translated from the coding sequence ATGCACTACGTCTACCTCACCCAATCCGTCGTGCATCCCGAGCAGCGCTACATCGGTCTCCCCGACAATCTCAAGACCCGCCTCAACGCCCACAACCGCGGTCAGTCGCCTCACACCACTAGGCATAAACCTTGGCGTTTGGAGACCTATCTTGCCTTCTCCGATCTCGCGGCCGCCCGTGAGTTCGAGCTTTACCTCAAATCTGGCTCAGGCCGCGCTTTCGCCAGCAAGCGCCTCTGGTCGTCGGCTTGA
- a CDS encoding PadR family transcriptional regulator: MSTLPDRLEVLQGTLDLLVLKTLSSLGPLHGYGIARRIEQVSGDLLALNQGTLYPALLRLEQQGWIASDWGVSENNRRARFYRLTEKGTQRLEVEVSRWRRISAAVNAIVAEPAQ, from the coding sequence ATGAGCACCTTGCCCGATCGCCTCGAAGTCCTGCAGGGGACCTTGGATCTACTGGTATTAAAAACCTTGTCCTCGCTGGGACCGCTGCACGGCTACGGCATCGCGCGGCGCATCGAGCAGGTGTCGGGCGATCTGCTCGCCCTCAACCAGGGCACCCTCTACCCGGCGCTGCTGCGGCTCGAGCAACAGGGTTGGATCGCCTCGGATTGGGGCGTGAGTGAAAACAACCGCCGGGCACGTTTCTACCGTTTGACGGAGAAGGGCACGCAACGCCTCGAGGTCGAGGTGAGCCGCTGGCGACGCATCAGCGCGGCGGTGAATGCGATCGTCGCCGAGCCGGCGCAATGA
- a CDS encoding amidohydrolase family protein, which translates to MSFRYIDSHVHFWDRGLLPYPWLNELPAIAEPHLPAHYQIETRAVPPEKIVFLQCVGEIASWRAEVQWVERLALDDPRIAGIVATAPLDAGADTLRILDDLTQYPLVRGVRHNTQDEPRGFARSAAYVAGCQAAGERGLSVDLCCYHPELRDLTALVEQCPGTRFVLNHLGKPGIRRKLIDAWRLDIAALAGHPHVWAKLSGLVTEADWAQWTAPDLQPYVDHLLECFGVDRILFGSDWPVVKLASNHPRWLHTAQDLTTGLTADDRDAVFYRNALRFYRLS; encoded by the coding sequence ATGTCGTTCCGCTACATTGATTCGCACGTCCACTTCTGGGATCGCGGTTTGTTGCCCTACCCCTGGCTCAACGAACTGCCCGCCATCGCTGAACCTCATCTGCCGGCGCACTACCAAATCGAGACGCGCGCAGTCCCGCCGGAGAAGATCGTCTTTCTACAATGTGTCGGGGAAATCGCCAGCTGGCGGGCAGAAGTGCAGTGGGTGGAACGTCTCGCCCTCGATGACCCGCGCATCGCCGGCATCGTCGCGACCGCCCCTCTGGATGCCGGGGCCGACACCCTGCGGATCCTCGATGATCTGACCCAATATCCGCTGGTGCGCGGCGTGCGTCACAACACCCAGGACGAGCCGCGTGGTTTTGCCCGATCCGCCGCCTACGTTGCCGGCTGCCAAGCCGCCGGAGAGCGAGGTCTGTCCGTCGACCTCTGCTGCTACCACCCGGAACTGCGCGACCTGACCGCCCTGGTCGAGCAATGCCCCGGCACCCGCTTTGTGCTCAACCATCTCGGCAAGCCGGGCATCCGCCGCAAACTCATCGACGCCTGGCGGCTCGATATCGCGGCCCTGGCCGGGCACCCCCACGTCTGGGCCAAACTCTCCGGCCTCGTCACCGAAGCCGATTGGGCCCAGTGGACCGCCCCCGACCTGCAACCCTACGTTGACCATCTGCTGGAGTGCTTCGGGGTCGATCGTATCCTCTTCGGCAGCGATTGGCCGGTCGTAAAACTCGCCAGCAATCACCCCCGCTGGTTGCACACCGCGCAAGATCTCACCACCGGACTCACCGCTGACGACCGCGATGCCGTCTTTTATCGGAACGCCCTGCGGTTCTACCGTCTCAGCTAG
- a CDS encoding ATP-binding response regulator, protein MSGSGSVSDSTEEGHQIREPGSTPVCESVWELSAAGLCLVDEDGTVLRVNRAFADSLGYEVAAMAGMPIGRIHPPDTALAMKAMHEALVRNEPATAWLGREMRFKHQRGRPVMGYVRNARLVTPTGRVQRLITFVDMIDMVRSDPRMRQQLRVENFSALASAISNDLNNLLSIIMGYTALLQEGQADARRLRVVSEGVESAVQRASTLVRQTLYLARRPEAVLRPVPLNPFVERRLEQARSSIGDRVVNLRLSGDRSLLTVPLDEAQIGDAFDELIQRVHAVDPDGLRPLQIETRAETGEELRRRFGHATDAAYAVVELSHPGRPRTSSRGPFLAADLTDVRAGHDLGITMVERIIDSHRGFMAQQVLSGGGLAYTLVFPLVERDSGLAEVLDAEASSPAAGSPNMVEPAPVVPAGDQRRILVVDDESGLLTTIVETLRREGYFAIGAADGLEALKLFRQYQGQFDLVICDLVLPKMNGWEVFTGMREIRADVAVVIMSGHLEPKLKDAVQRSGASAFLQKPFSMGAFLRFVRKLVEPVV, encoded by the coding sequence ATGAGTGGGTCGGGTTCTGTTTCCGATTCCACCGAAGAGGGCCACCAAATCCGGGAACCCGGCTCCACTCCGGTCTGCGAAAGCGTTTGGGAACTGAGTGCCGCGGGACTGTGTTTGGTGGACGAGGACGGCACGGTGTTGCGCGTCAACCGGGCCTTTGCCGATTCATTGGGTTACGAGGTCGCGGCGATGGCCGGCATGCCGATCGGGCGCATCCATCCACCGGATACGGCGCTGGCGATGAAGGCAATGCATGAGGCCTTGGTGCGAAATGAACCCGCGACGGCCTGGCTGGGGCGGGAGATGCGTTTTAAGCATCAGCGCGGTCGACCGGTGATGGGCTACGTGCGTAATGCCCGGTTGGTGACACCGACGGGGCGGGTGCAGCGACTGATCACGTTTGTGGATATGATCGATATGGTGCGCTCGGATCCGCGGATGAGGCAGCAGTTGCGGGTGGAGAACTTTTCGGCGTTGGCGTCGGCGATCAGTAACGATCTGAACAATCTGCTCTCGATCATCATGGGTTATACCGCGCTGCTACAGGAGGGGCAGGCGGATGCGCGCCGACTGCGGGTGGTGAGTGAGGGGGTGGAGAGTGCGGTGCAACGGGCTTCGACCTTGGTGCGGCAGACGCTTTATCTTGCCCGTCGGCCCGAAGCGGTGCTGCGGCCGGTGCCCCTGAATCCTTTTGTGGAGAGGCGCCTTGAGCAGGCCCGTTCCTCCATCGGTGATCGAGTGGTGAACCTGCGCCTTTCGGGGGACCGCAGTCTGTTGACCGTGCCCTTGGATGAGGCCCAGATCGGGGATGCGTTTGATGAGCTGATTCAGCGGGTGCATGCGGTGGACCCGGATGGTCTGCGGCCCTTGCAAATTGAGACACGGGCGGAGACGGGAGAGGAATTGCGTCGTCGTTTCGGCCACGCGACCGACGCCGCCTACGCGGTGGTGGAACTCAGTCACCCCGGTCGGCCGCGCACCAGCAGTCGTGGTCCGTTTCTGGCCGCAGACCTCACGGACGTGCGGGCGGGGCATGATCTCGGCATCACGATGGTGGAGCGCATCATCGACTCGCATCGCGGGTTCATGGCGCAACAGGTGCTTTCCGGCGGAGGTCTCGCGTATACTTTGGTGTTTCCGTTGGTGGAGCGAGACAGCGGGCTCGCTGAAGTCCTCGATGCCGAGGCTTCGTCCCCAGCTGCGGGGTCACCTAATATGGTGGAACCGGCTCCGGTGGTTCCTGCCGGCGACCAACGTCGAATCCTGGTGGTGGATGATGAAAGTGGCCTGCTGACGACGATCGTCGAGACGCTGCGGCGCGAGGGCTACTTTGCAATCGGGGCGGCCGACGGGTTGGAGGCGCTGAAGCTGTTCCGGCAATACCAAGGCCAGTTCGACCTAGTGATCTGTGACCTGGTGCTGCCCAAGATGAACGGCTGGGAGGTGTTTACCGGGATGCGGGAAATCAGAGCCGATGTGGCGGTCGTGATCATGAGCGGTCACCTGGAACCGAAATTGAAGGACGCAGTGCAGCGCTCAGGTGCTTCGGCGTTCCTGCAAAAGCCGTTTTCGATGGGCGCGTTCCTGCGGTTCGTGCGCAAGCTGGTCGAGCCCGTGGTCTGA
- a CDS encoding DUF374 domain-containing protein, with protein sequence MSAADESTSPRPAAEAIVGRQRILLWLLGSLLKVWARTLRIEIADADRAALGRRDIPISLVIWHNRLFMGAECVRRYRGGKPFHGLISASKDGAWLVGFFQMMGIRAIRGSSSWGAREAANAMIEASRQGNDLGITPDGPRGPCYEFKPGGLIIARRAHTPLLLVGMEFDGPVKQLRSWDRFIIPCPFSRMVLRCRQVLPSELPKDRQAAIDELTRQMTELNGTRH encoded by the coding sequence GTGTCCGCTGCCGACGAATCCACCAGTCCCCGCCCCGCCGCCGAAGCCATTGTAGGTCGGCAACGCATTCTGCTGTGGTTGCTCGGCTCCCTGCTCAAGGTGTGGGCCCGCACCCTACGCATCGAAATCGCGGATGCCGACCGCGCCGCCCTCGGCCGCCGCGACATCCCCATCTCGCTGGTGATTTGGCACAACCGCCTCTTCATGGGGGCCGAATGCGTGCGGCGCTATCGCGGCGGCAAACCCTTTCATGGCCTCATCAGCGCCAGCAAAGACGGCGCCTGGTTGGTGGGCTTTTTCCAGATGATGGGCATCCGGGCCATTCGTGGCTCCTCCAGCTGGGGAGCCCGCGAGGCCGCCAACGCCATGATCGAGGCATCGCGCCAGGGCAACGACCTCGGCATCACGCCCGATGGTCCGCGCGGCCCCTGCTATGAGTTTAAGCCGGGTGGCCTCATCATCGCCCGTCGCGCCCACACGCCACTGCTGTTGGTCGGCATGGAGTTCGACGGTCCGGTGAAGCAACTGCGCAGCTGGGATCGCTTCATCATCCCCTGCCCGTTCAGCCGCATGGTGCTGCGTTGCCGCCAAGTTCTGCCCAGCGAGTTGCCGAAGGATCGCCAAGCCGCGATCGACGAACTCACGCGCCAAATGACGGAGCTCAACGGCACTCGCCACTGA